A segment of the Dehalococcoidia bacterium genome:
GCCGCGTGGTGTTCGGAGTCGGACGCGGTTACCACACCCGAGAGGTCGAGTCGTTCGGAGCTCCTATGCTCAGCCAGGACGAGAACCGCGATTTCTTCGAGGAGCAGGTCGAGGTCCTGTTCAAATCGTTCAACAATGAGTCCTTTTCACACCAGGGAAAGCACTACACTATTCCACCCGAAGTACCGTACAGGGGCTATACCCTTAAGGAGATCACCCTGGTTCCAAGGCCGATCAACTTGCCGGTCGAATGCTGGCAGCCAATTGTCAGTGCAGGCGAACGCGGCCTGAACTTCATGGCCAAGCACGGCATCAAGGGAATCATTGGCGGTGGAGCGGCCCCCGGAGGCGCGTCAGAGCAGGTCGTCAGGAAATGGCAGGAAGTCCAGGCTGCCCACGGTAACAAAACTGAGCTTGGCGGCGACCTGATTCTCGGGATTTCATACTTCATTGCCGATTCCGAAGAAGAGGCGATTCGCATTGCCAAGCCGTACTACGAAGAGAATATGAAGATGTTCGCCCCCCTGGGCTTTGTCCGTGGCCTGACTGACGATCAGCTCGATGCACTCGCGGATCCGGCGCGCGCGCCGCACGCAAACCTCCCCACCCTGGAAGAGGCCGTGGAGTCGGGCTCCTGGATAGTAGGGCGCCCCGAGCAGGTCAAGGAACGCATCGAGGAGATCGAAGATAGGTGGCCAGGTCTTGACCATGTCAACATGGGCCTCCCCGTCGGAACGCCGCAGAGCGTATTACTCGAGCAGCTCGAGGTGTTCGGCAAGGAAGTGATGCCTCACTTCAAGAACCGAGTGCGAGAGGCTGAGGCCGTACCAGCAGACGACTAGGCAGTCAACTGTGTAGAGAAGGTAGAAACAGTGGGCGGGCCTTGTGCCCGCCCTTCTCATATCCGTTACACCGCAGAAGGAGCGTTCCGGGATGGCGCTGATAATAGGGGTTACAGGGTCGATAGCAACCGGAAAGTCTACGGCGTGCCGTGTGATGGTCGAGATGGGAGCCATTCACTGCGACGCAGACAGGCTTGTCCACAGGCTGTACGACCCCGGGACGGAAGCCTTCGATCGCATCGTCGCGATATTTGGTGACGAGATCGTAGGGTCAGATGGCTACATCGACCGTCGACAGTTGGGCGCCAGGGTCTTCGGCAAGCCAGAGCAGATGAACAAGCTCACGACCGCAATCGGCAGTATTGCAGACGCCGTCAAGGGCGTCATCGACGAGTGGAATGCAACGCTGACCGCACAGGACGTAGCAGTGCTGGAGGCTGTAAACCTGGTTGAGGCTGGATATGGGCAATGGTGTCAGCAGGTCTGGCTATTCGCCTGTGACAATGACATAGCGAGGCAACGGCTGGCGGAGAGAAACCAGTATTCGGACGAGGAAGTCGAACAGCGCCTTGCCAGTCAGCGTCACTGGGAAGAGCGAGCGCCGGCGTCAGACGCTGTCATCTTCAACAACGACACAGAAGAGCGGCTCATCTCTGAGGTCCGGAGCAAGTTCATTCACGCACGGCACCTCTGGCAAGTCGGTGAGCTTGAGCCGTCGCGCTATCTCGCGTGGTGGGAGGCAAAGGCTGCCGAAAGCAACTAGGCTTCTGGATCCATCCCCATCGCTTCGGCCACTAACTCGTAGGATCTCACCCGGTGCTCGAAGTAGTAGCAGTTGGACACGATGCCGACGTTGGCAGTCTGGTACCGCTCTGCCGAGGCAAGAATCCCCTCGCGAACCTGGTCCGGGTCGCCCTCGATGTAGCTCTTCGTGGAATTCTCCATGTACTCCCTGGCATGGTCTTCCAGGGGCCAGTCAATTGCCTCTTCTGGAGGGAGCAGCCCGCCAGTGCTCAGCCCCAGGGCTGAAATCACTTTGTTGAGTGTGCGAGATGCGCCGACAAATTTTGCCTCTTCTTCCGTGGGAGCGCAGATCACCTGCAGGCCGACGTGTACAACAGGCTCAGTGAGGTACTCGGAAGGCTTGAACAGCTCCCGGTACAGGTCCGCCATTCGTGGGCCGTACTCGGATGTATTTCCGAAGAAGTCAGCAAAGCTGAATGGCAGCCCCATGTGTGCGGCGAGCTGTGCGCTGTAATCAGAGGAACCTAGCAGCCAGACCTCTGGGACCGTTTCGGGCTGCGCCCCGGGCTGCGCGGTGATCTCGTGCAGGGGATGGCCCTCCGGGAGGGTGCCATTCAGAAATCCAAGGAGATCGCCTACCATCTGCGGGAACTCTCTGTACACGTCCACGGGCGGTCTGGGATGACTCAATGCAGCGGCAGTAAGGCGGTCACTTCCGGGTGCACGTCCTATCCCAAGATCGATGCGACCCGGATAAAACGCATCGAGGATTCTGAACTGCTCCGCCACTTTGAGCGCCGAGTAGTGGCTCAGCATCACTCCACCACTGCCCACGCGAATCGCGTCAGTGCTGGCCGCGATCTGCCCTATCAGTATCTCCGGACTCGTGCCGGTAAAGGATGCTGAATTGTGATGCTCAGCGACCCAGTACCTGCCGTACCCAAAGTCTTCTACACGCTGGGCGAGCTGGACAGTCTCCCTGAGCGCCTCAGAGGGATGAGCCCCTTTTCGGATAGGAGATTGGTCTACCACGCTCAACTGTATGTCGCTGACTGTCGCCATTGCTCTTCGAGTCATTCACTTGCAGATTAACTTTGACGGTAGTCTAGGCATTAACCATACTCAGTTCAAGGCATTGGGCTTGAGATGGTACCATGCGCCCCAAACTCTGGCGTTTCAGGACAAGGGGATCTAGCTGTGGAAGGGACTTTTCCCACCGATGGATATGTGAACAACGGCCCTGTCAGACTCCACTATCTCGATTGGGGAGGCGACAGACTCCCACCGATGGTGCTGCTTCACGGGATGCGAGACAGCGCCCGAAGCTGGGACATCTTTGCGGACTCCATCAAGGATGACTTTCGCGTTCTGGCGCTGGACAGCAGAGGGCATGGTGACAGTGACTGGGCCGGATCGGGCTGCTACACGTACCAGCATCACGTCTCGGATGTGGAAACGTTCTTCGACGCGCTCGAACTCGAGGGTGCAATCATCGTAGGTCATTCGGCAGGTGGCAGGTACGCTTGGTCCTATGCCGTGAAGAACCCGGACAGAGTGAAAGCGCTGATCATCGTCGACATCGACCCAGACCCTCAAAATGCCCAAACTGCGAGGGACTTCTCAGACATCGCAGCAGAGCCAGAGTCGTGGGACACGCTGGATGAGTTCGGAGAACGACTCAGACACAGACAGGTCTACACCGGTGAAGCAGCACTCAGGTCACAAGCCCAAGCCGTTTCCAGGCAGACCGAAGACGGCGAGTACGTCTGGAAGGCCGATATTCGCATCGTGACCGAATACGAAAGACCCGACCTCTGGGACTCATGGGGTCGCATCGCGTGTCCCGTACTACTTCTTCGCGGACGACAGAGTAGGCTTCTCACGCATGAGACCGCGGTGCGGATGCGGGGAGTTCTGCCAGCCTCCCAAGTACGCCTGGCCGAACTCGAGGG
Coding sequences within it:
- a CDS encoding LLM class flavin-dependent oxidoreductase, which produces MIDKFGSLFAGHIDLEDIGFSATAANDRFYSNEQLATVFDKSEAMCVLMDELGYDVFWMAEHHFQPEGYECIPNILQLSVHLAHLTKQIKFGCGFNVSPMWHPLRLAEDYATADILTKGRVVFGVGRGYHTREVESFGAPMLSQDENRDFFEEQVEVLFKSFNNESFSHQGKHYTIPPEVPYRGYTLKEITLVPRPINLPVECWQPIVSAGERGLNFMAKHGIKGIIGGGAAPGGASEQVVRKWQEVQAAHGNKTELGGDLILGISYFIADSEEEAIRIAKPYYEENMKMFAPLGFVRGLTDDQLDALADPARAPHANLPTLEEAVESGSWIVGRPEQVKERIEEIEDRWPGLDHVNMGLPVGTPQSVLLEQLEVFGKEVMPHFKNRVREAEAVPADD
- the coaE gene encoding dephospho-CoA kinase (Dephospho-CoA kinase (CoaE) performs the final step in coenzyme A biosynthesis.) gives rise to the protein MALIIGVTGSIATGKSTACRVMVEMGAIHCDADRLVHRLYDPGTEAFDRIVAIFGDEIVGSDGYIDRRQLGARVFGKPEQMNKLTTAIGSIADAVKGVIDEWNATLTAQDVAVLEAVNLVEAGYGQWCQQVWLFACDNDIARQRLAERNQYSDEEVEQRLASQRHWEERAPASDAVIFNNDTEERLISEVRSKFIHARHLWQVGELEPSRYLAWWEAKAAESN
- a CDS encoding LLM class flavin-dependent oxidoreductase, whose amino-acid sequence is MATVSDIQLSVVDQSPIRKGAHPSEALRETVQLAQRVEDFGYGRYWVAEHHNSASFTGTSPEILIGQIAASTDAIRVGSGGVMLSHYSALKVAEQFRILDAFYPGRIDLGIGRAPGSDRLTAAALSHPRPPVDVYREFPQMVGDLLGFLNGTLPEGHPLHEITAQPGAQPETVPEVWLLGSSDYSAQLAAHMGLPFSFADFFGNTSEYGPRMADLYRELFKPSEYLTEPVVHVGLQVICAPTEEEAKFVGASRTLNKVISALGLSTGGLLPPEEAIDWPLEDHAREYMENSTKSYIEGDPDQVREGILASAERYQTANVGIVSNCYYFEHRVRSYELVAEAMGMDPEA
- a CDS encoding alpha/beta hydrolase, translating into MEGTFPTDGYVNNGPVRLHYLDWGGDRLPPMVLLHGMRDSARSWDIFADSIKDDFRVLALDSRGHGDSDWAGSGCYTYQHHVSDVETFFDALELEGAIIVGHSAGGRYAWSYAVKNPDRVKALIIVDIDPDPQNAQTARDFSDIAAEPESWDTLDEFGERLRHRQVYTGEAALRSQAQAVSRQTEDGEYVWKADIRIVTEYERPDLWDSWGRIACPVLLLRGRQSRLLTHETAVRMRGVLPASQVRLAELEGGGHWFHQDFPGAFEATVRWFLDELG